TGCAGCCACTCGTCGTCGGGCCAGACGTGGAGCTGCACCGTCCCATGCCGCGCCATGAATTCGAAGTGCTCCTTGAGCCCCAGCCGGGTCTGGAAGTCCTCCGCCACCTTCGGTGGTAGGTACACATCGGTGCATCGGGAACGCTGCGGCCATCCACGGAAGTCCATGTTGCGCGTCTCAAACAGGCGCCGCCCCATGGTGTGATCGGGATGCCAGTGGCTGTAAAACACGGCGGTGATGTGGCCGATACGCGCCCGGTTGAGCTGATCCTTGATCTCCTCCGGGGTGTCGATGAGCACGTCCGGCCCGTGCACGAAAACGGACGGCCCCGACCGGCTGTACGGGATGCCTTTCTCACGCGCTTCAGCACAGACCCGACACTGGCAACTGGGGCGCGGTGTGGTGATCGCCCCACCGCTGCCCAGGATCTCTACACGCAAGTGCTCCCTCCCCACACGCGCTACGCAACACGCAATACGCAATACGTATTGCGTATTACGTGTTGCGTGTTGCGTGTTGGACAATACGAACGAAGTTCCTCAGAATCGCCAGCCCCACGTTGTGCGACTTCTCCGGGTGGCACTGGATGCCCCACACCCGGCCACGCCCCACGACGGACGGATACTCGATGCCATAGTCGGTGGTGGCGATCACGTCGTTTGGATCCGCCGCGTCGCAGTAGTACGAGTGCACGAAGTAGGCGTAGGCTCCATCGGGGATGCCGCGCAACAGCGGGTTGGAGCCATCGTGATGCAACTGGTTCCAGCCGATCTGTGGGATGCGCAGTTGCTGCGGCCCGGGGTCGAATCGCCGCACCCGGCCGGGTAGGATCCCCAGCCCCGGCCACTCCCCCATCTCCTCGCTGACGTCGAACAGCATCTGCATTCCCACGCAGATGCCCAGCAGCGGCTTGCTCTGGGCGATAGCATCCCGCACCAGCGGCTCGAAGCCAGCCCGTCGGAAGTTGGTGATGCACTGGCCGAAGGCGCCCACACCCGGGAGCACCAGGCCGTCCGCCGCGGCGATGATCGTCGGGTCCGCCGTCAGCACGACCTCCTGGCCGGGGACCCCATCCTGCCGGGCCACCTCCGCGGCCGCGCGCTCTAGCGCCTTTTGCACGCTGCGCACATTGCCGATCTCATAATCCATGATCGCGATCATACTCGCCTCTTCTCACTGCAGGCCGGGCGAGACGCCCGATTATGAACCAAGAAGCCCTCACCCAGGCCGTCTAATCCCGCCACGGACGCAACAGTCCCAGGATGATCTCCCCGTGATCTTGAAAATCCTCATCACACAAACCTTGTATGTTTACCCAGCGAGGCTTCTCCGCCTCCTCATCATCCACCTGATCATCGTCGCACAAGTCAAAGGTCTTCGGCTTGCAGATGTAGAAGAAGAGCAAACTGTGATACGCTTCATCAAGCGGATCGTAGTAGAAAAAGTCCTCTCTGAAATGTGCAAATTCCTCCACCTCAACCTCGATCCCCGTCTCCTCCCTGACCTCTCGCTTCAAGGCATCTTCAATCCTCTCCCCCAAATCAACGCCACCGCCGGGGAGATAATATTTCCCGGTATGACGTGTGTTCACCAGAAGGACATTTCCCTGATGCACGACAACTCCATAAACGGCAGGACGTAAAATCAATTTCTCCTTCGGAATCAGCTTTCTGTCACCATATAGAGATGTACACTGAATCATGGACATCAGCTCTCACTCCTGCTCTCACGCTCAGCGGTTCATGGACGCAACGAGCGTATCTGCGTCGAAGTCCTGTCTGGATACTCACGTCTCGATATCCAGCGCTTGACCCGACGAAAGGCCCATGCTACACTTCCTAATGACATAAAGTACATCACAA
The genomic region above belongs to Chloroflexota bacterium and contains:
- the hisH gene encoding imidazole glycerol phosphate synthase subunit HisH, coding for MIAIMDYEIGNVRSVQKALERAAAEVARQDGVPGQEVVLTADPTIIAAADGLVLPGVGAFGQCITNFRRAGFEPLVRDAIAQSKPLLGICVGMQMLFDVSEEMGEWPGLGILPGRVRRFDPGPQQLRIPQIGWNQLHHDGSNPLLRGIPDGAYAYFVHSYYCDAADPNDVIATTDYGIEYPSVVGRGRVWGIQCHPEKSHNVGLAILRNFVRIVQHATRNT
- a CDS encoding NUDIX domain-containing protein; translation: MSMIQCTSLYGDRKLIPKEKLILRPAVYGVVVHQGNVLLVNTRHTGKYYLPGGGVDLGERIEDALKREVREETGIEVEVEEFAHFREDFFYYDPLDEAYHSLLFFYICKPKTFDLCDDDQVDDEEAEKPRWVNIQGLCDEDFQDHGEIILGLLRPWRD